CACGAGAGGCTACAGAAACCCAAAGAAAATGTTGGGGAGGGGAGCACATGGagcagtcggcggagccgaggcgTAAACCAGAGACAAtccgggagaagagagagaatttgGAGAAGGGAGAAATGGGAGAGTTGGTGGAGGACGCATGAGTTTTTCCCAAATGAACGTGTCGTCAGTttggtgccacctgagtcagcttcccgtactcgtcctgagaagTGTGTGGAAGTTCCGGAACAAGTGATACCGGCTatacacaccaggtctccagtacgtctcaacagcctggtacgtcctgtgcctgctcctcgcattcGCCCTGAAATGCGTgaacaccagtctggtgccacctgtcccggctccacgcactaggcctccagcgacggtccccagtccggagcctccagcgacggtccccagtccggtggtactaaagcagagggatcagcgggggttacgccccgaaccggagccgcctcctctgctggaggataaggttatgtggactgcactagagccgccataaACAGGtgttacccaccctaccctccctttttttgttttttagggggggtaggtaggtactgtcacgtcctgaccattgtaagatgttattttctatggtagagtaggcagggcgtgacagggggttttgtgcttttctatgttttctatatctatgtttagttctagttttttatttctatgttattttttttgggggggggtgatctccaattagaggcagctggtcctcgttgtctctaattggagatcatacttaagtagggtttttttccacctgtgtttgtgggtagttgtattctgtttagtctatgtaccagacagaactgtgagctgatcgttttcggttttgttattttctttagtgttctgtgttaaaataaaaagtcattatgagcactcaacacgttgcgctttggtcccctctctacgacagccgttacacttgagggaaacctgtttcagtcttccagagatttgactgggacggaggttcaccttccagcaggagaatgaccctaagcatactgctaaagcaacactcaagtgatttaaggggaaacatttaaatgtcttggaattgcctagtcaaagcccagacctcaatccaattgagaatctgtggtgtgAATTAAAGATTGCcatacaccagcagaacccatccaacttgaaggagctggagcagtttgccttgaagaatgggcaaaaatcccagtggctagatgtgccaagagaGAGacctaccccaagagacttgcagctgtaattgctgcaaaaggtggctctacaaagtattgactttggggggatgaatagttatgcatgctcaagttttcagtttttttgtcttatttcttgtttgtttcacaataaaaaatattttgcatcttcaaagtggtaggcatgttgtataaatcaaatgatacaaactccccaaaaatccattttaattccaggttgtaaggcaacaaagtaggagaaatgccaagggggtgaatactttcacaagccactgtagacACAGTTACAGGGGATGCTTTTCTGTTTGCACATTTTTTTTGTGAACATATTACTAAGCATGCTATAGATCCAGGTTTCCCAAAAAAATTACCCTAGATTTCTTATATCAAAgtacttcctggttaaataaaggactctTTATATCAAGGTactccctggttaaataaaggtttcattaaaCTATAGAAAGATGATATATAATGTTCATGATATTTCCATGGCATTCACCCTTTCACTCCTGTCTTGTCACTAGGGCGGGACAGCATATTAAACATTGAGATTGAGACCTACATGGCCTGCGTCACAGCCTTCTTGTCCCTGGCCAAGAGTGAATACACCATGGTGTCCAAAGTCTTCCCTCTGAACTGCTCCAATACCTTTGAAACTCTCATCCAGGTCAGAAGTGAAGGATATTAAAATGTGATGAATAAAATATTACAACTTTATTGTCAATGTCTACACAAATGTGGACATTTGCTTTTGGCTATTATAAGGCTTCACAGTGGCCAGAtgatacacaaaacaaacaaGCATTTAATATGGGGAGCTCTTCATAATGGAGATCATTACAGGTGTATAACCATcatggttatatatacacatgGTTCTACATCTTACACTACCGCGGTGATGTGGATCTATTTGGACTCCCTGGCTGTAAGGTATCTTGATGATTCTAGTTTTACTGTAAGGTATCTTGATGATGATTCTAGTTTTAGACCAATGATGTCATTATATACATGTGTACATGTTATGTACATGTTATGTACATAATCTTGCACTGCAGCACTTTTGTACTTTGTTTATGAGTTGATTTAATGGTCTTGAGAATGATGTGCGCATGAGGGTGTTTAATGTCTGGTTTTATGTGGTGAAGCCGAAGACAAATGTCCACATTGCGTGGACAATAAAGTTGTTCTAATTTGTAATTGTAATCTTATTTCCTTCAGGTGGCTCTGAACCAGCTGATCCAGAATGGGGAGAACATTGTGTCCTCTGTCAGACGAGCCTGTTCACGTCACGACTACACAGCCCTCGTCGCCATGTTACCTGTCCTGGGCCGCCTCCTGGAGGAGGACAAAGAGTTTAACACATTACTAAAGGTGCCATATAATCCTGAGAGGACAGTTTAAAGTTGAGCTTTGTCTCTATTGTTGTGTGCTCAGGGGGTGTCATGGTCAGGGGGGTcttggttggggtcagggttggggtcatgCTCAGAGGTGGGGTCAGGGGGGGTCATGGTCAGGGGGTCAGGGGTTGTAATGGTCAGGGGGGTCTTGGTTGGGGTCATGCTCAGAGGTGGGGTCAGGGGGGGGTCATGGTCAGGGTTGGGGTAAATtctatttcaattccagtcaattcagaaagttaaCCCCTTGAtaagcattgaagagaattggaatttcagtgttcCTGAATTGTCTGGAATTTGGGTCAGTATACTGAGGGAAATGTATTATTATGGCTGACTGTGTGATGTCATGTTTCATATTGCCTGTCAGTGCACAACAAGCAGCACCTTGGCCAAGCTTTCCAAACTCATTACATCTATGAAGACCCTGGCAGTCAGAGCACTGAAGGATTTTTCTGCTCAAGTCAAGGTACGACATTCTAACCATTCAAAGATTGTTTTAGTTGGAAGGACTTATATAAAACATTTCATCATCCAGCAagggaacctctgactggatcgTTGTAATAATATTATTTAATCAGACAGACAACCCGGTGAGTTTCCCAAAAGCTTCATAGCACTGAGATAATTTTTTGGGCCATGATTGCATACATTCCTATGATGTAAAATGATCTGGAAGCTTTGAGAAACTCAACCCCAAACTGTCATTTCCCCTTTCTCTCACAGAGCAACCCTGATAGGGAGAGTATGTCCAAGGATGGAACGGTTCATGAATTCAACAGCAATGTAACAACTCTCTTTTCTGATGTTTCATGTCCATCAGTTTCCATTCAATTAAGTGAATCAGTAATGCTGATGTGCTTACTGAGTAAGGACAAGGGTGTTTTGTTCCAGAGGGTGTTTATTTCCTTATATTGTAGTATCATGGGATACTAGACAGAAGACACATGTCAGTTTCTCACTAAATGTAGAATAaagttgtatttttattttttatccaatTTTAACTGACCTAACTAAAGATGTGTAATATGTTAATTGTTCTCTTActgtctccagaccattctattCCTGCAGCAGTTGCTGTCCTTTGCAGATGCTGTTCGGTCCATCCTTTATCCTCATGATGTAGACAGTGACACAGTAACTATGGAGGTGTCCCGTAGTGTTCAGGTGGACATTCAACACGACACTGGTACAGAgtctttctctttgtttattagATTGAGTTTTCGATTACAAAACTAGATGGTTATTAGATGGTTGGTTTTTCCTCATTGAGATGTGCAGTGTAGATATAGAACTGTTTTGTTCACCAGATGCAGATGAATCAGAGGAACAGCCATCAGACAGTCAGGAGTCCAAGGGGAATGATAGTCAGAGAGCACTGAGTCCTTATGTCTGTGAGTGTTCAACATGGCTGTGTCTAATATCCAGAATGACACCTTTGACAAGGGCAAGACGCTGAACCGTTGGGTCttaaggcgtccgcatgcttcagTTCAGCTGGCGGCTAGCCGAAGtcgagtgtgctcgcatactcccttaaaagaccttcgcttgaaaaacgagaaaaaagcgtcaatagtactgtttgtccatttgaGACACCGTAGCCAGTTTAAACTTCCtcaaatagtcagaattaatctaaaatAACTAAAGAATTCTGTCATTAATTTAGAAGTTTTTGCAGAGATCTTAGTCGGGCAACTTTACATCTAACTAATATGTTTGGTGCAGTGTTTCTCAATGAAGAAATGTGCATAAAAACGAGTCGTCTCTCATTGAATGCCAACAAAGACTttactgaagaatccctactgttgaccaatcaccgacgaaggggcaAAGACTTCGGCTACCAACTTCggcttgcctcaagaaaaaaatgtgtgcccgaACAACTGAAAAAACCCTTACCGAAGTACAAAATGAAggaaaacgtcacaaaatgttgtcgtaatatatgcacaaactcctccgaactgtttcggctgggaagcatgcagaCGCCTTTAGGCTAAGGCAATATGCTGGCTTCTGGCTTTTGGCTCCAAAGAAAGTCAATTCGATACTAGAGGTCCCATATTGGCAAAAAAAATGCACTTGGTGTTTAGTTCAAGTGTCTTGACTGCCCCCATGTGGTGGCTATGTGGTTTTACATGAGGTTTATGATTTCCCTTCTCCAGGTGAAGTGCTTGAGCATCTTCAGTACAACCTACAGAGTAAGGCCAAGGTGTACGAGGACCACGCTCTCGGGGCCATCTTCCTcctcaacaactacaactacatccTCAAGTCAATGAAGATGTAGGCCCTCTCTTTGTACATTTCcaaagtgtgtgttagcttgagTCTGGCATTAGGACCTGGCACATTAATgaacagggtcatgttcattaggcaatAAATGGAAGAAAACAGGGAGGGAAGGGACCACCTGGACTTAAGAAATGAGAAACGCAAATGTTATTTTTCAGTTACAAAACATTTAATACGACTCCGGTCATGAAGTTTACCAGAACGTGTTCCAGGACAGTCCTTGTTTATTATAATAAATCTTTATTTGAGACATTAGAGATCCCTAAGGTTGAGATATTAACTAGGCCTACACAACATAATGATCACTCAAAGTGACCTACATTTTGACTTTCCATGTACTTTAGTTCAGGGTTGTAAGTGAATTTGTCACAGCTCACAGGGGTGGCAGACTAGTTATGACAGGGACATCCACCTGCAGGTCATCTCTGTTTGAAGTGGTTAAAACCAGCGGCAGGGATCCAGAGGTTGAGTACAGGGAACTGATTGAGCAACAGAAGCGGGCGTACCAGCACAGGTGAGGGACCAGGAATCcagaggaggaagaagggagtGATGGAATCTAACATTAGTCCTGATCATTATGCATTATTAGAAGAGACTAGCTGCCTCCTGCTAGCCTGAAATCCACAGCCTTTTCTGCTAACATTCCACTCTTCGTACTCACTGTCATtgctaaaacatgtttgatgacAGGAACAGATTGGTAACCAGGTTAACATACTGCCCTTACGGCCGGTAAATCATTTTAAATCATCAAATGCAACTTCCTCCTCAAAATTATATTAATCTGTTCAGCTTTTCGGTCTCTGGATATGCTGCTAATATTGTCAACTTTTTAATATTTTAAAAACACCCATATTTCCCGTGAGATCCTGGCACTTGCTTTCCCTTCGAAATGTAATGTTTTGAGTCAACCCACACTGAAGAGGGGGGAATTTGACTAATCTACCAGCTCATGTTTGTTGCCTAGGTTTACAATATTATAATATAGATTATACGGTGGTCATACATGCTCATGACAAGTGTTATAATAGATTGTAACTGCATCACAATGCATTATAACGGCATCATAATGAATTATAACTGCATCATtataccgccccgtagcactcacttccgtcatcatgaagtgctttgagagactagtcaaggaccatatcacctccaccctacctgacaccctagacccactccaatttgcttaccgcctaaataggtccacagacgacgcaatcacactgcacactgccctaacccatctggacaagaggaatacctatgtgagaatgctgttcatcgactacagctcagcatttaacaccatagtaccctccaaactcgtcattaagctcgagaccctgggtctcgaccccgccctgtgcaactgggtcctggacttcctgacgggccacccccaggtggtgagggtaggaaacaacatctccactccactgatcctcaacactggggccccacaagggtgcattctcagccctctcctgtactccctgttcacccacgactgcgtggccatgcacgcctccaactcaatcatcaagtttgcagacgacactacagtggtaggcttgatcaccaacaacgacgagacggcctacagggaggaggtaagggccctcggagtgtggtgtcaggaaaataacctcacactcaacgtcaacaaaacaaaggagatgatcgtggacttcaggaaacagcagagggagtacccccctatccacatcgatgggacagtagtgagggtggaaagttttaagttcatcGGCGTACGCATCACGGACAAAGTGAaaaggtccacccacacagacagcgtagtgaagaaggcgcagcagctcctcttcaacctcaggaggcttaagaaatgtggcttgtcaccaaaaacactcactaacttttacagatgcacaatcgagagcatcctgtcgggctgtatcaccgcctggtacggcaactgctccgcccacaactgtaaggctctccagagggtagtgatgtctgcacaacgcatcaccgggggcaaactaccaaACTACCTAACTaatttgatgtaataaatgtatcactagccactttaaataatgccacttcatataatgtttacataccctacattactcatctcatatgtatacactgtactctataccatctactgcatcttgcctatgccgttctataccatcactcattcatatatttttatgtgcatattcttattcattcctttacagttgtgtgtgtgtataaggtaattgttgtgaaattgttaggttagattacgcgttggatattactgcattgtcggaactagaagcaca
Above is a window of Salmo salar chromosome ssa03, Ssal_v3.1, whole genome shotgun sequence DNA encoding:
- the LOC106602065 gene encoding exocyst complex component 7 — translated: MACVTAFLSLAKSEYTMVSKVFPLNCSNTFETLIQVALNQLIQNGENIVSSVRRACSRHDYTALVAMLPVLGRLLEEDKEFNTLLKCTTSSTLAKLSKLITSMKTLAVRALKDFSAQVKSNPDRESMSKDGTVHEFNSNVTTLFSDVSCPSVSIQLSESVMLMCLLSKDKGVLFQRVFISLYCSIMGY